The genome window GCGTGCGGGACTGACCATCTAGGGTCTTAAGCGATTCTCCTGTTTGCGCGAATCGCACCCCAAGGGTGAGGTTAGAACCTCCAGCTACAGCTTGTAGGCGATCGCGATCGAAGGCATGCAGAGGCTGACCCCACTCCAACAAGACGTAGTTAGTGATATCGACCACGTTGTTAATCGGTCGCACACCAGACGATTGGAGTCGCTGCTGCAACCAAGCTGGAGATGGAGCAATCTTGACCTGCTCAATCACCGTACCAATGTAGGTCGGACAAGCTTGTGGTTCAGAGATTTTTAAGGTCAAGCTAGCAGAACTCGTCTGAACTGCAACATCGGCAGGCTCAGGTAAGCGCAGTGTGGCTCCCGTAAAGGCGGCAACTTCCCGCGCAATCCCAACCAGGCTGAGGGCATCGGCTCGATTGGCCGTCGAAGTGACATCCAAAATCACATCTTCTAAACCTAGGAGGGGCCGCACATCACTACCAGGCTTTAAGTCTGCTTGGGTAAAGATGTGAATGCCTTCTGATTCTTTGGCTAAACCTAATTCCGTCAGCGAACAAATCATCCCTGCTGAGGGCACGCCTCGCAATTTGGCTGGACGAATTTTTAGGTCAATGTTTGGTAGATAGGTGCCTAAGGTTGCTACGGGTACATAAGCGTCGGCTCGGACATTCGCCGCCCCGCAGACAATATTGGCAGGTTCATCTGCACCAATATCGACTTGGCAAACCCGCAACTTGTCAGCGTTGGGGTGAGGTTGGCACTCTAAAACTTTTCCGACCACCACCCCATTCGCCCAAGTCCGGCGGTCTTCAATATCTTCAACCTCAAACCCAGCCATCGTCAGGGCTTCAGCCAGTTCCTCTGGGGTCATTGTAATGTCCACCAGTTCCCGCAGCCAGTTCAGAGAAATACGCATTGCCCTGCTTAAATACTTATGTCAACCGATGTCAGCCAAATTATTGTAGCGCTCAAGGATCCCAATGCCTGGAGTTGCGATTGTCAGTTTAGAAGAAATCGTGACAAAATCTGTTAGAACTGACTCAAGCCTGAAGAGTTCGGTCAAAATTAAGTTATTCATTGGCTGATACGGCTAGAAGCGATCGCACTTTCTAGGCAGGGCTGCGCCAGATAGCTAACACCAAAAGGTTAAACCACTGCAAAATCAACTAATTACGTGAGTTATTAGTGGTTTGCAGACAAATTCAGGGCATTCTTTCTACAGAATGTATGGTTGAAGTAACGACGATGACCGTAGATACTTGGGGATTTACAGATGCTTTAAGGAATCTCCACGTAACTTTAGCAAGTCTTCAAGGGTTTTCCCGCATGACCTACACTACGCTTCGTCGTTTCTAGCCAGATAATTAAGGTGGAATAGGAATATTCCCAAGTGAGCGAAGTTGTAGTGGGTGATGCTGAATGAGCTACTGCATAAATCCAGCCTGTCCTAATCCTGAGAACATAACCCACACTGAATTATGTCAGGCCTGTGGCTCTAAGCTATTGCTTCGCGATCGCTATCGAATTAGCCAAGCGCTAGGACAAGGTGGATTTGGAGCCACCTTTCTGGCAATTGATGAATCGTTGCCAGGAGAACCCAACTGTGTCCTCAAGCAGTTGCGGCCTACCTCAACCGCGCCCCACGTCCTGCAAATGGCGCGGGATTTGTTTCGTCGAGAAGCAAAAACTTTGGGCAAAATTGGTAGCCATCCCCAAGTGCCGCGTTTGCTCGATTATTTTGAAGCAAACCAAGAATTCTATCTAGTTCAGGAATACGTTGGTGGTGCCACTCTACAACAAGAGATCAAGCGAGGTGGCCCCTTAAGCGAAGCAGGAATTAAGCAATTCCTCAGCGAAATTCTGCCTGTTTTGCAATACGTCCACAGCCAACAAGTCATTCACCGCGACATTAAGCCTGCCAACATTATTCGCCGCACTCAAGATGCCAAGCTGGTACTGATTGACTTCGGTGCCGTGAAAGATCAGGTCAGCCAAACCTCCATGAGTGTGTCGGAGCAAACGGCATTAACTGCCTACGCGATTGGGACACCTGGCTATGCACCGCCAGAGCAGATGGCGATGCGTCCTGTATATGCCAGTGACATATATGCCGTCGGCGTGACTTGCATTTATCTCCTAACCGGAAAATCTCCTAAAGATTTAGACTACGACCCAGCCACAGGGGAACTCATGTGGGAGAAGCATGTGCATGTTACGGAGCACTTTGCGAGTGTGCTGCGGAAAATGCTAGAAGTTTCGGTACGTCACCGCTTTCAGTCTGCGGCTGAAATTCTCCGAGCCTTAGATCTAGAGCCTTATCTAGACAGTCTGGCTAAGAGTATGTCAACTCAGAACCAGGGTAATCCTCAGAACCCGACTCGTCGTCAGTCAGGCGATCGCACAGATGAGACCGGTAGCCCTGTCACCGCTTCTCCCGCCGCACGGGTAGCAATGGCAATTCGAGCTCGACAGGCAAAATCAGACTCCACGAGTTTGCAGTCAGGCATGTCTCGTAATCGAGTGTTAGCTGCGAAACCCTCCTCACTGACTGCTCTACGCAGTAAAGGGTCTACCACTGGGCAGCCAAAAGTACCACCAAAAATTGATGCCCAAGCTTTACAACTGGCTTACTCTAAAGGCCGACGTGATTTTGCAGCCTATGACTTGAGTCTCTTGAGTCTGCAACGCGCCAGTCTATCCGGAGCAATTTTTCACCAATCCAAACTGAACAACGCCAACCTCCAAGGTGCGAATCTCTTCAATGCTGATTTTGGGCGAGCCAGCTTAAACGGCATTAATCTTCGAGATGCCAACTTGTCTAGAGCTTATTTAAGCCATGCGGACTTGGAAGGGGCTGACTTACGCGGCGCGGATCTGAGCCATGCTTATCTTGCGAATGCCAACTTGCGGGGTGCAAATCTGTGTGGCGCTAATTTGACAGGTGCTAAAGTAACGGACGAACAGTTATCTGCGGCTCGCACCAACTGGGCAACGGTGCGTCCGGGTGGTAAAAAAGGACTTTGGTAAGTTATTTAGCCGAGGAGTCCATTCATGCTCAAGCTCTATGGTGGAGCCCGTAGTCGAGCATCTATTGTGCAGTGGTATCTGGAAGAAATTGGCCTTCCCTACGAGTTTGTCTTGCTAGATATGCAGGCGGGGGCGCACTTACAGCCTGAGTTTCTGGCGATCAACCCAATGGGGAAAGTGCCTGCGATCGCGGATGGAAACTATCACCTTTGGGAATCAGGCGCGATCTTGCTGTACTTGGCTGAGAAATATGGCCAGACCTCTACTTCATCTGAGCAGCGAGGTGAGATTGCTCAGTGGGTTTTGTTTGCTAATGCGACGCTGGGGCCAGGAATTTTTGTTGAGGCGAGTCGAGAACGGGAATCCGCCCGCCTATTTCCTGCGCTGAACCAAATTTTTGAGCAACAACCTTATTTGCTTGGCCCTGAATTTAGTGTCGCAGATGTGGCAGTGGGGTCAATGCTAGCCTATATGCCCTTGATGCTGAAATTAGATTTCAGTGCTTATCCTGGCCTCCTAGCTTACTTAAAGCAAGTTACAGAACGGCCAGCCTATCAAAAGGTAATGTCTGCACGTGCGACCTAATCTCTGCTGAGACTACTTGCGACCCAGGCTGTTCTCATTAAGAGCCAAAAAAAAACTAAAAAAGGATGGCTACTCATAAACAGAATAGCCATCCTTTTTTAATCAGGTATCTTATCGGTGATTTAGACAGGTTTATCAGCTTATCTAAAACCCACAGCAGCTTGCCAAACAAAGGCGAGCAGCAAGAAAAAGACTGGAATGATGGGTAAAACGTCCACTAGGGGATCGAAGATTGCGTAAGCTTCAGGCAGTTTTGCCAACAGCAGTGCTGCTTCCATGAATGACTCTACCTCTCCAACACAGATTTCAGAATTGGTACGTATCTTAACACGCTTTGCTGGGCGGCGCTGAGGTTACAACGATTTTGACTGGCGCTTCTAGGGGACGGAGGCAGGGGGTGAAGTAGGTGCTAACCAGCGAGCAAAATCCTCTGCAAAGGAGCCTTGTAAGATCGAAGCTCGAATCTCTTGAGTAAATCGAACTAGTTCAGTGATGTTGTGAATGGATAGCAGGGTGTAAGCCAGAATTTCCCGCGATCGCAACAAGTGACTGACATATGCCCGCGTAAATTTCTGGCAGGTATAGCAGGGGCAAGTGGCATCCAGGGGCGTAAAGTCTTCCCGAAACCGCGCATTCTTAAGGTTCCAGCGATCGCCTCGAACTAAAGCGTTGCCATGCCGCGCCAGCCGAGTGGGAATGACACAGTCAAACAAATCCATGCCCGCCGCGATCGCTTGAGCCATTTCGCGGTAAGTGCCTACACCCATGAGATAGCGGGGTTTGTCTACGGGCAGCAAAGGTGTCGTCGCTTTAACAATTTGTTCGATCAGTTCGGGTGGCTCGCCCACACTCACACCGCCGATTGCGTATCCAGGCAGGTCAAGCGCCGCCAGAGAGCGAGCAGCTTCAGCTCGTAAGTCTAAGTGAACCCCTCCTTGCACAATGCCAAACAAAGCTTGATCGGGTCGCTGATGAGCCGCAATGCAACGCTCTAACCAGCGATAGGTCCGGGCTGTGGCTTCGGCGATCGCTTCTCTTGTCGCGGGGTAGGGAGGGCATTCGTCGAACGCCATAATCACGTCAGCACCCAGTTGATTTTGAATCTGAATCGACCGCTCTGGGGTCAGGTGAATGATTTGCCCGTCTTTAGGAGAGCGAAACTTCACGCCTGTCTCGTCGATTTGGCGCATTTCACTCAGGCTAAACACCTGAAAGCCGCCCGAATCAGTCAGCATTGGGCCAGACCAACCCATAAATTGATGCAGCCCGCCTGCCTGGGCCACAATCTCCTCGCCTGGTTGGAGATGTAGATGGTAGGTATTGGCGAGTACCATTTGGGCACCAGTGGCTTGGAGTTGGTCTGGTGTAATGGTCTTAACATTCGCCAAAGTGCCCACTGGCATGAATCGAGGCGTTTCGACCACACCATGTGGTGTTGTAAACAGACCTGCTCTAGCTTGAGTACGACAACACTGGGCCTGACATTGAAAAGTAAACTGAGCGCTCAAGACAAATTCAACCTAGAAAGTGAACAACTGCTCTCTGGCAAGCAAGGTAGAGGCTAATAACAGACAAAGGCGAGAAACTTTACAGCATAGACGATGAATTACACTGGAAGGGCTACAGATGCCAATCTCCCTCATAAATCAGCTATCTTTATCTCGGCTGACTTTTGCTTCAGGGTGTTGCCATGATTGGGGTGAGATGGTCTAAGCTAACTGAAAACTCGTGTTCTTTATCTTTAGGACTGTACTGTGCCTAACCGCTCTCCTCTGCTTCCTCTCCTAATCGCCCTCGGTTTGTGGAGTGTGGCTCAACCCGCCTCGGCGCAAGCAATGATTCCCCACACGCTGCAATTGAACTCGAATCAATTAGAGCAGCAGGGCCTCAGTTTAGCACAGGAAGCAGCTCAGCTGGCTCAGTTCCAGCAGTACGAATTAGCACTGTCCAGAGCGCAATTAGCGTCTCAGTTGGCTCCTAATAATTCCCAAGTTTGGTCATTGCTTGGCAGCTTATATTTGCAAGAGACTGAGCTAGATAAGGGCATTAGGGCTTTGGAGCGGGCGCGATCGCTAGACTCCAAAAATACTGCCATTCTGTTTGCCCTGGGTTCAGCACATTTTCAAAAAGCCCAGTACGCCAAAGCGGCTGATTATCTGCAAGCAGGCTTGAAGCTAAAGCCAGATACAGCTGGAGCTTTATTTGATCTAGGCAATGCCTACTACATGCTGGAGCGCTATCAAGAAGCGATCGCTCAGTACGAAACTGCAGTAAAACAAGACCCCAAGTTTTGGCCTGCGGTCAACAACATTGGCTTGATTCGATATGAGCAAGGCTCGGTAGATGCAGCGATTAAGCAATGGCGGACTGCGGTCTCAATGGATGCCAAAGCGGCTGAGCCTCAATTAGCGCTGGCGGTGGCACTTTATAACAAAGGCGATCGCAACCAAGGATTAGTTTTGGGCGAAAAAGCGGTTGAGTTAGATAGTCGATATGGTGATTTGAAGTTCCTCAAGGAGAATCTCTGGGGCGATCGCTTACTCACAGATGCCAAGAAGCTGCTAAATACACCGAGAATCCAAGCGACCCTAGCTCGGAGCCAGCCGCAACCAACCCCTCAGCAACCTCCCCAGTAGCTACAAGCAGGAGCAAAGCCTAGGGTGCCGCTATCAATAGGAGCTAGGAGAACTCAGCTTCAGATAGCTCCTTGGTCTCATTCGTTGCTTACCTAAGTTAGGCTTACCTTGCTATAAACATATAAATCAGGAATCGATCAGCCAAGTAGAGACTCCTAGACAGCCTAAAACTATTGTCAGTAAGACTTGCTACAATTTCTCTAGTAGTACATTTGTATAAGACTAGAAAAACCTGCTGTATGGTCCAAGCTAAACAGCTTCCATCAATTCAGAAATCTGGAAGGATATTTGAATTGGATCTAGTCTTGAGGCAATAGAGCGGTAATTTGATCGACAAACTGCTGATGATCAACGACAGGCTTGGAAATATAGCCGTCAGCTCCGCTCTGCTTCAGAAAAGTCTCGCGATCGCCCTGCATGGCATGGGCTGTAACTAGGATGATGGGAAGTTGAGCTGTCTGCGGATCTGCTTTCAGCATTTGCGTAATTTTGATGCCATCAACCGACTTGCCTTGATAAACACTTCGAGCCAAAGAAACATCCATCAGAATAATATCGGCTTCACCAGAGCGAGCAATCTGTATCACCTCTTCGACATTTTCTGTGTGCTTCACGGCTAAACCCCCACGTTTTGTCAGAATTTTGCCAAAAACGCGAGCGTTTACCAAATCATCCTCCACAATTAAAACGGTTTTCATCTTGATTTCCTTACTCATGGCCCCACAATGCAGTAGTTTACCCTTCGGTATGCCTATGCCACATCCCTCCCGTTTGATCCTACTGTGAGGAATGCTGTAAACAGGGTCATTTGAGGTATGCTGTGCCTCACTGTTGGCAAGTTATCAAAAGATTGGTTTGAAGTCAGGAATTAAGGAATAAAGCTCATGGCGAAACAGTTGAACCTGATCCAAAACGGACAGGTCATCCCCACTGCCCTGCACACAGAGATGCAACAGTCCTACCTGGAATACGCCATGAGTGTGATTGTGGGGCGGGCGTTGCCAGATGTCCGGGATGGCCTCAAGCCAGTGCATCGGCGCATTGTGTATGCCATGCATGAACTTGGCCTCACTCCCGATCGTCCCTATCGCAAATGTGCCCGTGTGGTGGGAGATGTATTGGGGAAATATCACCCCCACGGCGACCAAGCGGTTTACGACGCTTTAGTCAGGCTGGTGCAAGACTTTTCCAGTCGCTATCCGCTCTTGGCAGGGCATGGCAACTTTGGCTCGGTGGATGATGACCCTCCCGCCGCCATGCGTTATACCGAAACTCGGCTAGCGCAGATTGGCAATGAAGGCTTGCTGAGCGAGATTGGCGAAGCCACAGTTAATTTTATTGGTAACTTTGACAACTCCCAGCAAGAACCTACCGTTCTACCTGCTCAATTGCCATTCTTGATCCTCAACGGCAGTTCTGGCATTGCTGTGGGAATGGCGACTAATATACCTCCACACAATTTAGGCGAAGTCGTCGATGGCTTGATCGCTTTAATCGATCGCCCGCAGCTATCCGATGAGCAACTGCTAGAAATTATTCCTGGCCCCGATTTCCCGACCGGAGGAGAGATCGTGGGCAAAGAGGGAATTCGGGATGCCTACACCACAGGGCGAGGCAGCATTCCCATGCGGGGGATTGCTCAAGTAGAAGAAGTGCCTGTGGGCAAAGGACGACAGCGCCGTACGGCAATTGTGATTACGGAGTTGCCCTATCAAGTCAATAAAGCGGGCTTGATTGAGAAGATGGCTGACCTGGTCAACCAAGGCCGCATTGAAGGGATTGCCGACATCCGCGATGAAAGCGATCGCGATGGCATGCGGATCGTGATTGAACTGAAACGAGATGTAAATCCGCAACTGGTGCTGCACCATCTCTACAAGCAAACCCCACTGCAGACCAACTTTGGAGCCATTCTACTGGCCTTAGTGGATGGTCAACCTCGCCAGCTAACCCTCAAGCAACTGCTACAACATTTTCTCGACTTCCGCGAAGTCACCTTGACCCGGCAATATATCAATGAGCTGAGTCAAGCCCAGAGTCGCGCCCACTTGGTAGAAGGGCTGTTAACGGCTTTATCTCACCTAGACCCTGTAATCGAGATTTTGCGTCACGCCCCAGATGGCACTACTGCCAAAATCAGCTTACAAAACGAGTTGAACCTGAGCGATCGCCAAGCCGATGCTATTTTGTCCATGCCGATGCGGCGTTTAACGGGGCTAGAGCGACAAAACTTGCAGACAGAATATGACGAACTAACCAGCCGGATGCAAAACCTGCAACGGTTGTTGGGCGATCGCCATGAACTCCTAAAAGCTTTGAAAAAAGATTTCCGGGCTTTGAAGAAAAAGCATGGAGATGTTCGCCGGACCCGCATTGCTGGCAGTAGCTCAGTGACAACCACCCCGGAAGAAGAACTGCTAGCTGAGACACCCAGCACCGAAGAGGAAACAGTCCTAGAGCTGACGCAACGCGGTTATGTCCGGCGATTATCAGTGAAAGCCTTTCAGCGGCAGAATCGCGGCAAACCTGATTCATCGGTATCTACGAAACCGGAGGAAAGCAGCGATGCCGTTAACCAGACCCTCTGGACTAACACTGCCCAAGAACTGCTGGTTGTTACCCGGAGCGGCAAAGCGTACACGATTAAGGTCGGAGATATTCCGGTTAGTGCAGGGCGCAATGCCAAGGGAACTCCTCTCGTCACGCTATTGCCCAACGCGGCTCAAGGTGATCCGGAAACGATTAGTGCCCAACTTTTAATTCCAGAACATGTTGAAGAGTTGAGTTTGGTCATGCTGACCCAACAAGGCCGAGCCAAGCGCGTACCACTCTCAGAATTTACCAACCTCACGAGTCGCGGGTTGACCGCTTTAAAGCTGAAAGATGATGATGAACTAGTGTACGCTTGTCCAGCTTTTATTGGTCAGCAAATTGTTCTAGCAACTTCTGGCGGGCGATTGCTACGCTTTGAGGTAGACGAAGACCAACTCCCGTTGATGGGACGCGCTGCCCAAGGCAACCAAGCTTTACGTCTCCGCAGGCAAGAAAGACTGGTGGGTTGTGCCGTCTTGGAAGCAGACAACCATCTACTGCTGGTATCAGAACGAGGCTATGCGAAACGGATGCCTGTCACAGCTTTGCGGCTGACTAACCGGGGTGAAATTGGTATCCAAGCGATTCAATTTACTGCCAAAACTGATAACTTGGCAGCTATGAGCGCCGCTCTGCCTAAGACTGAAGTGCTGTTGTGGACCAATCAAAACCGTTTAGCTCGCTTGACAGTCGAGACAGTGGCGATTCGGGGTAAAGATAGTCCAGGCGATCGCCTCTTCCCGCTCAATTCTGGGGAGAAAATTGCCACGATTACAGTGCTAGAAACTTCAACTAGTTCCTTAGAGACGGATTGACAACAGATTAGCGACAGATTCATCCAGCTACGAGGGCTAGCGACAGTGCAATCTGGCGATAAAGTCCAGTAAGCTAAATTTCAACGCTTTGGATCGCAACTATCGTGGCGCAGGTTGTTCTAGAAAATATCTATAAAAGCTTTGCCAGTCGGCGAGGGGAAGGGACGAGTGTTCCTGCTCCAGCGGAGCCTTTACTCGCCAACGGTATTGCGCCTGTGAGTGAGGTAGAAGCTACACCAGCCGAGCCTACAACATCGCCAACGCCTAATGTGAGCGTGTTGCGGCGCATCAACCTGACCGTGAATGACGGCGAGTTTATGGTACTGGTGGGGCCATCGGGTTGCGGAAAAAGCACCTTACTTCGGTTGATTGCTGGGCTAGAGGAGTTAACTGGAGGCAATATTTGGGTGGGCGATCGCTTAGTCAACGAGTTACCTCCCAAAGCGCGAGATATCGCGATGGTGTTTCAGAGCTATGCGCTCTACCCGCACATGAGCGTCTACGATAATCTTGCCTTTGGCCTCAGGCGCACTAAACTAGGCAACCCAGAATTAGGCAATCCAGAATCAACCAGAACCCGGAGAAATAGCAGACAGCAAAGATTACCCGTTTGGGCTGAGAATTTGTTGGTTAGTTCTACGCGATCGCTACCTAAAGGGCTGCGTTACTGGTCGGAGCGAGAACGCGCTGTAGATGAACGAGTGCGAACCGTGGCCCAGATGCTCCAGATTGAGCCACTCTTGCACCGCTTACCCAAACAACTGTCCGGTGGACAGAAGCAGCGAGTCGCTTTGGGACGGGCGATGGCTCGCAATCCTCAGGTTTTCTTGATGGATGAGCCCTTGTCCAACCTGGATGCCAAGCTCCGCACTGAAACTCGTGCCCAAATTGTGAAACTACAACGACAACTGGGCACCACCACCATTTACGTTACCCACGACCAAGTGGAAGCGATGACGATGGGCGATCGCATTGCCGTGATGAATGCGGGCCAGATTCAACAGATCGCCTCACCGCTAGAGCTGTATAACCGACCTGTAAACCGCTTTGTGGCAGAGTTCATCGGCTCCCCTACCATGAACTTCCTGTCAGTTCAGGTCAAAGCTCCCCTACTAATTACCCATCCCCAATTTCGCCTCACCTTACCCGAAGTCTGGGCTGCAACCTTGCAAAAATATGATGGGCGATCGCTCCTGCTTGGAATTCGACCAGAACATGTAAGCGTCAGTGTACCAGCACCCAAGAATTTACCCGTCCGGGTAGAGCGAGTCGAAGCACTGGGCAATGAAACCCAAGTGCTCGTGCGTCTAGTAGGCGCTGAGACCTCAGAATCAACCTTACAAGCCCGGATTAGCCCTGACCAAGCGGTGCAGTTGGGTGAGGAGATGTGGCTTGCGATCGCCACTGACAAAATTCACCTGTTTGAACCTGAAACAGGTCATGCTGTTTTTTCTAGGTAGAGATGTATACAGAGTGAGTTGGAGCTAAGGTCCAGAAGCTAGGGGAGATATAGTTTCTGACTTTTGTGAAACTAATATCTCATCCTTATGAGAGAGGCGCTCTAATCTCAGTTAAATTTACATTTATTTGCAAAGCTTAACAGGCTACCTAAAAAACCAACGACCCCAGGAAGAGAAACTGATGCAAAACTCTACGAAAGTAACTCCTCCCACAATGGATGATCGCAATGCTTGGCGGGTCGGTTTTACGCCTCAAGCTGAGATTTGGAATGGTCGTCTTGCCATGTTGGGATTTGTGGCAGCCGCTTTAATTGAATTGGCTTCGGGGCAAGGATTTCTACATTTCTGGGGCTTGATGTAGCCTGAACGAGGCTATCCTAAATTTCCCTGACGATAGATGGAGCGATCGCGAAAATTCACATTGCATGTAGCAAGATTATTGGTTACATTAGTTCACATAAGTTTATAAAAACTTCGTACCAACTTTCTTGCTTAGCCAAACCTAAGTTGTTCGCTGAGTGATCTCTATTTATCTCACACCTTTGGAGAGAAAATGATGCAAGACATCAACAAGACCAACACTCCTGTCATGGACGATCGCAACGCTTGGCGTTTTGGTTTTACTCCCCAAGCCGAAATCTGGAATGGTCGCCTCGCAATGCTAGGCTTCCTAGCCGCTACTTTAATTGAGCTGTTTTCCAATGAAGGGTTTTTGCACTTTTGGGGCTTAGTGTAATCGTTCTAGTTCAAACGTCTTGTCAACCT of Trichocoleus sp. FACHB-46 contains these proteins:
- a CDS encoding serine/threonine-protein kinase, translating into MSYCINPACPNPENITHTELCQACGSKLLLRDRYRISQALGQGGFGATFLAIDESLPGEPNCVLKQLRPTSTAPHVLQMARDLFRREAKTLGKIGSHPQVPRLLDYFEANQEFYLVQEYVGGATLQQEIKRGGPLSEAGIKQFLSEILPVLQYVHSQQVIHRDIKPANIIRRTQDAKLVLIDFGAVKDQVSQTSMSVSEQTALTAYAIGTPGYAPPEQMAMRPVYASDIYAVGVTCIYLLTGKSPKDLDYDPATGELMWEKHVHVTEHFASVLRKMLEVSVRHRFQSAAEILRALDLEPYLDSLAKSMSTQNQGNPQNPTRRQSGDRTDETGSPVTASPAARVAMAIRARQAKSDSTSLQSGMSRNRVLAAKPSSLTALRSKGSTTGQPKVPPKIDAQALQLAYSKGRRDFAAYDLSLLSLQRASLSGAIFHQSKLNNANLQGANLFNADFGRASLNGINLRDANLSRAYLSHADLEGADLRGADLSHAYLANANLRGANLCGANLTGAKVTDEQLSAARTNWATVRPGGKKGLW
- a CDS encoding glutathione S-transferase family protein, translated to MLKLYGGARSRASIVQWYLEEIGLPYEFVLLDMQAGAHLQPEFLAINPMGKVPAIADGNYHLWESGAILLYLAEKYGQTSTSSEQRGEIAQWVLFANATLGPGIFVEASRERESARLFPALNQIFEQQPYLLGPEFSVADVAVGSMLAYMPLMLKLDFSAYPGLLAYLKQVTERPAYQKVMSARAT
- a CDS encoding photosystem II reaction center protein K, translated to MEAALLLAKLPEAYAIFDPLVDVLPIIPVFFLLLAFVWQAAVGFR
- the tgt gene encoding tRNA guanosine(34) transglycosylase Tgt; its protein translation is MSAQFTFQCQAQCCRTQARAGLFTTPHGVVETPRFMPVGTLANVKTITPDQLQATGAQMVLANTYHLHLQPGEEIVAQAGGLHQFMGWSGPMLTDSGGFQVFSLSEMRQIDETGVKFRSPKDGQIIHLTPERSIQIQNQLGADVIMAFDECPPYPATREAIAEATARTYRWLERCIAAHQRPDQALFGIVQGGVHLDLRAEAARSLAALDLPGYAIGGVSVGEPPELIEQIVKATTPLLPVDKPRYLMGVGTYREMAQAIAAGMDLFDCVIPTRLARHGNALVRGDRWNLKNARFREDFTPLDATCPCYTCQKFTRAYVSHLLRSREILAYTLLSIHNITELVRFTQEIRASILQGSFAEDFARWLAPTSPPASVP
- a CDS encoding tetratricopeptide repeat protein, which codes for MPNRSPLLPLLIALGLWSVAQPASAQAMIPHTLQLNSNQLEQQGLSLAQEAAQLAQFQQYELALSRAQLASQLAPNNSQVWSLLGSLYLQETELDKGIRALERARSLDSKNTAILFALGSAHFQKAQYAKAADYLQAGLKLKPDTAGALFDLGNAYYMLERYQEAIAQYETAVKQDPKFWPAVNNIGLIRYEQGSVDAAIKQWRTAVSMDAKAAEPQLALAVALYNKGDRNQGLVLGEKAVELDSRYGDLKFLKENLWGDRLLTDAKKLLNTPRIQATLARSQPQPTPQQPPQ
- a CDS encoding response regulator; the encoded protein is MKTVLIVEDDLVNARVFGKILTKRGGLAVKHTENVEEVIQIARSGEADIILMDVSLARSVYQGKSVDGIKITQMLKADPQTAQLPIILVTAHAMQGDRETFLKQSGADGYISKPVVDHQQFVDQITALLPQD
- the gyrA gene encoding DNA gyrase subunit A, which gives rise to MAKQLNLIQNGQVIPTALHTEMQQSYLEYAMSVIVGRALPDVRDGLKPVHRRIVYAMHELGLTPDRPYRKCARVVGDVLGKYHPHGDQAVYDALVRLVQDFSSRYPLLAGHGNFGSVDDDPPAAMRYTETRLAQIGNEGLLSEIGEATVNFIGNFDNSQQEPTVLPAQLPFLILNGSSGIAVGMATNIPPHNLGEVVDGLIALIDRPQLSDEQLLEIIPGPDFPTGGEIVGKEGIRDAYTTGRGSIPMRGIAQVEEVPVGKGRQRRTAIVITELPYQVNKAGLIEKMADLVNQGRIEGIADIRDESDRDGMRIVIELKRDVNPQLVLHHLYKQTPLQTNFGAILLALVDGQPRQLTLKQLLQHFLDFREVTLTRQYINELSQAQSRAHLVEGLLTALSHLDPVIEILRHAPDGTTAKISLQNELNLSDRQADAILSMPMRRLTGLERQNLQTEYDELTSRMQNLQRLLGDRHELLKALKKDFRALKKKHGDVRRTRIAGSSSVTTTPEEELLAETPSTEEETVLELTQRGYVRRLSVKAFQRQNRGKPDSSVSTKPEESSDAVNQTLWTNTAQELLVVTRSGKAYTIKVGDIPVSAGRNAKGTPLVTLLPNAAQGDPETISAQLLIPEHVEELSLVMLTQQGRAKRVPLSEFTNLTSRGLTALKLKDDDELVYACPAFIGQQIVLATSGGRLLRFEVDEDQLPLMGRAAQGNQALRLRRQERLVGCAVLEADNHLLLVSERGYAKRMPVTALRLTNRGEIGIQAIQFTAKTDNLAAMSAALPKTEVLLWTNQNRLARLTVETVAIRGKDSPGDRLFPLNSGEKIATITVLETSTSSLETD
- a CDS encoding ABC transporter ATP-binding protein, which translates into the protein MVLVGPSGCGKSTLLRLIAGLEELTGGNIWVGDRLVNELPPKARDIAMVFQSYALYPHMSVYDNLAFGLRRTKLGNPELGNPESTRTRRNSRQQRLPVWAENLLVSSTRSLPKGLRYWSERERAVDERVRTVAQMLQIEPLLHRLPKQLSGGQKQRVALGRAMARNPQVFLMDEPLSNLDAKLRTETRAQIVKLQRQLGTTTIYVTHDQVEAMTMGDRIAVMNAGQIQQIASPLELYNRPVNRFVAEFIGSPTMNFLSVQVKAPLLITHPQFRLTLPEVWAATLQKYDGRSLLLGIRPEHVSVSVPAPKNLPVRVERVEALGNETQVLVRLVGAETSESTLQARISPDQAVQLGEEMWLAIATDKIHLFEPETGHAVFSR
- a CDS encoding chlorophyll a/b-binding protein; protein product: MQNSTKVTPPTMDDRNAWRVGFTPQAEIWNGRLAMLGFVAAALIELASGQGFLHFWGLM
- a CDS encoding chlorophyll a/b-binding protein — its product is MMQDINKTNTPVMDDRNAWRFGFTPQAEIWNGRLAMLGFLAATLIELFSNEGFLHFWGLV